In Aegilops tauschii subsp. strangulata cultivar AL8/78 chromosome 3, Aet v6.0, whole genome shotgun sequence, one genomic interval encodes:
- the LOC109781489 gene encoding phospholipase A1-II 3 gives MYHYLRLSLLLVTTLSDVAIAQRWREISGSNQWSGLLDPLDIDVRRDVIRYGELAQATSDAFITDPASPYAGACRYSPASFFNKVQASDPGAYRVTRFIYATSSARLPDGFMARPLPAGAWSTESNWMGYVAVATDRGAAALGRRDIVVAWRATKRATEWASDLDFALVPAAGIVGPGRGWSQPYVHRGFLSVYTSKNSTSRFNRRSAREQVLTEVRGLLDTYKNEDCSISITGHSLGGALSTLNAIDLVANGFNVHGPSRSPVPVTAIHFGAPRVGDEQFKKAFHSMAGLSLLRVRNVPDIVPTILPPVIYADVGVELLVDTRKSPYLKEKAGPAQWHNLEGYLHGVAGTHGARDVAGFGLEVDRDLALINKEEDALRDEYPVPAMWWAENNKGMVKNATGHWVLHDHEEGNLAL, from the exons ATGTATCACTATCTGCGACTCTCTCTACTGCTGGTCACCACTCTCTCCGACGTAGCAATTGCTCAAAGATGGAGGGAGATCAGCGGCAGCAACCAATGGAGCGGCCTCCTAGACCCCCTCGACATCGACGTCCGGCGCGACGTCATCCGCTACGGCGAGCTGGCGCAGGCGACGTCGGACGCCTTCATCACGGACCCCGCGTCGCCGTACGCCGGGGCTTGTCGCTACAGCCCGGCCTCGTTCTTCAACAAGGTTCAGGCATCCGACCCGGGCGCGTACCGCGTCACAAGGTTCATCTACGCGACGTCGAGCGCCCGGCTGCCTGACGGGTTCATGGCGAGGCCGCTGCCGGCGGGCGCGTGGAGCACGGAGTCCAACTGGATGGGGTACGTCGCGGTGGCCACGGACCGCGGCGCGGCGGCGCTGGGGAGGCGGGACATTGTGGTGGCGTGGCGCGCGACGAAGCGGGCGACGGAGTGGGCCAGCGACCTGGACTTCGCGCTGGTGccggcggccggcatcgtcgggCCGGGGCGCGGCTGGTCGCAGCCGTACGTGCACAGGGGGTTTCTGTCCGTGTACACGTCCAAGAATTCCACGTCCCGGTTCAACAGACGAAGCGCGCGCGAGCAG GTGCTGACTGAAGTAAGAGGGCTGCTCGATACGTACAAGAACGAGGACTGCAGCATCAGCATAACCGGCCACAGCCTCGGAGGCGCACTGTCGACGCTCAACGCCATCGACCTGGTCGCCAATGGATTCAACGTCCACGGTCCGTCCCGATCCCCTGTGCCCGTCACGGCCATCCACTTCGGCGCCCCccgcgtcggcgacgagcagttCAAGAAGGCTTTCCACTCGATGGCCGGCCTGAGCCTGCTCCGGGTCCGCAACGTCCCGGACATCGTGCCGACCATCCTGCCGCCGGTGATCTACGCCGACGTCGGCGTGGAGCTGCTCGTGGACACGCGCAAGTCACCGTACCTCAAGGAGAAGGCGGGCCCTGCCCAGTGGCACAACCTCGAGGGCTACTTGCACGGCGTCGCGGGCACGCACGGCGCCCGCGACGTCGCGGGGTTCGGCCTGGAGGTGGACCGCGACTTGGCGCTCATCAACAAAGAAGAGGACGCGCTCAGAGACGAGTACCCCGTGCCGGCGATGTGgtgggcggagaataacaagggCATGGTCAAGAACGCCACTGGACACTGGGTGTtgcacgaccacgaggagggtaACCTTGCGTTGTga